One Penaeus monodon isolate SGIC_2016 chromosome 34, NSTDA_Pmon_1, whole genome shotgun sequence DNA segment encodes these proteins:
- the LOC119594502 gene encoding uncharacterized protein LOC119594502: MGMVSPFILIGKRILQTLCQDGVDWDDDISDDLKQQWRRWRDDLIKLKELKIPRCYKPEEFRKVKSIELHHFSDASQNGYGQCSYLRQVSEEGQVHCALVMSKSRVTPLKPITVPSKVVLGYISNEAKRFHVFVANRVQLIKDHSSTEQWKYVESAQNPADPASRGLYVKELIEHSLWWNGPKFLWELDYDANLPFVNVNVQENDPEVKRISSYKIQTKENTSILPRLEYFSDWHRAKKAVALCLRLQRRFKKPGRTVKEELAKNKESKYTPPSVTELVEAESEIIRQVQTEAFQKVKQDLQCANDNEDVSKRNKTLRKVSCIYSLDPFIDKNNILRVGGRMRHAEFAASNKHPAILPKDSHITEMIVCYYHRKVLHQGRGITLNELRASGYWIIGGSSVKDLNLHPHLHAVG; the protein is encoded by the exons ATGGGTATGGTCTCACCCTTTATATTGATTGGTAAAAGAATACTTCAAACCTTGTGTCAAGATGGAGTAGACTGGGATGATGACATATCAGATGACTTGAAGCAACaatggagaagatggagagatgaTTTGATCAAGTTAAAAGAGTTAAAGATTCCTAGATGTTACAAGCCTGAAGAATTTAGAAAGGTCAAATCAATTGAACTGCATCATTTCTCTGATGCTAGCCAGAATGGTTATGGACAGTGCTCTTATCTAAGGCAAGTAAGTGAGGAGGGACAAGTTCATTGTGCACTTGTTATGTCAAAGTCTAGAGTGACACCACTGAAGCCTATAACTGTTCCTAG CAAAGTTGTACTTGGCTACATTTCAAACGAAGCAAAGAGATTCCATGTGTTTGTTGCTAACCGAGTGCAGCTTATTAAAGACCACTCCTCTACAGAACAATGGAAATATGTAGAGTCAGCTCAAAATCCTGCTGATCCCGCTTCACGAGGATTATATGTAAAGGAACTGATTGAACATTCTCTATGGTGGAATGGACCAAAATTCCTCTGGGAACTTGACTATGATGCTAATCTACcatttgtaaatgtaaatgttcAAGAAAATGATCCAGAGGTCAAGAGAATTTCGTCATATAAGATCCAAACCAAAGAGAACACTTCTATTCTTCCAAGACTTGAATATTTTTCTGATTGGCACAGGGCAAAGAAGGCTGTTGCACTATGTTTACGCCTTCAGCGTAGATTCAAGAAACCTGGGAGAACAGTCAAGGAAGAACTGGCTAAAAACAAAGAATCCAAATACACTCCACCTAGTGTAACAGAACTTGTGGAAGCTGAAAGTGAAATCATAAGACAAGTCCAAACTGAAGCTTTCCAAAAGGTGAAACAAGATTTACAATGTGCAAACGACAATGAAGATGTcagtaaaagaaacaaaactttAAGGAAAGTAAGTTGCATTTACTCACTTGATCCCTtcatagataaaaataacatctTAAGGGTAGGTGGCAGAATGAGACATGCAGAATTTGCTGCAAGCAATAAACATCCAGCAATTCTGCCAAAGGACTCGCATATAACAGAAATGATAGTGTGTTATTACCACCGGAAAGTTCTTCACCAAGGAAGAGGAATAACATTGAATGAGTTAAGGGCATCTGGTTATTGGATCATTGGAGGTTCATCAGTG AAAGACTTGAACCTGCACCCCCATTTACATGCTGTGGGGTAG
- the LOC119594503 gene encoding uncharacterized protein LOC119594503, translating to MTVHLFGATSSPSIANFALKATAEDYAWQCGIEAASFVKNEFYVDDGLTSLPTTAEAIALIRNSKALCSKGGFKLHKFLSNKKEVLEAISLEEKAKSLKNLDLSSEALPIE from the coding sequence ATGACAGTTCATTTATTTGGGGCTACGTCTTCTCCAAGTATAGCAAATTTTGCATTGAAAGCTACTGCTGAAGATTATGCATGGCAATGTGGAATAGAAGCTGCCTCCTTTgttaaaaatgaattttatgtAGATGATGGGTTAACATCTTTACCTACAACAGCAGAAGCCATAGCTTTAATCAGAAATAGTAAAGCATTATGCTCTAAGGGTGGCTTCAAATTGCACAAGTTCTTGTCAAATAAGAAAGAAGTTCTAGAAGCAATAAGCTTAGAAGAAAAGGCTAAAAGTTTAAAGAACTTAGACCTCTCTAGTGAAGCCTTGCCAATAGAGTGA